A single genomic interval of Phocoena sinus isolate mPhoSin1 chromosome 15, mPhoSin1.pri, whole genome shotgun sequence harbors:
- the RBBP9 gene encoding serine hydrolase RBBP9: MAAPCKAVIVPGNGGEDMATHGWYSWVKRKLEQIPGFQCLAKNMPDPITARESIWLPFMETELHCDEETIIIGHSSGAIAAMRYAETHRVCAIVLVSAYTSDLGDDNERASGYFSRPWQWEKIKANCPHIVQFGSTDDPFLPWKEQEEVANRLEAKLYRFTDRGHFQNTEFHELVSVVKSMLEVPG; the protein is encoded by the exons ATGGCGGCGCCCTGCAAGGCGGTGATCGTCCCCGGGAACGGGGGCGAGGATATGGCCACACACGGCTGGTACAGCTGGGTGAAGAGGAAGCTGGAACAG ATACCTGGTTTCCAGTGTTTGGCTAAAAACATGCCTGACCCAa TCACAGCTCGAGAGAGCATCTGGCTGCCCTTCATGGAGACGGAGCTGCACTGTGACGAGGAGACCATCATCATAGGCCACAGTTCTGGGGCCATTGCAGCCATGAG GTACGCAGAGACCCACCGGGTGTGTGCTATCGTGTTAGTGTCTGCGTACACGTCTGACCTGGGGGATGACAACGAACGGGCAAGCG GATACTTCAGCCGCCCCTGGCAGTGGGAGAAGATCAAAGCCAACTGCCCTCACATTGTGCAGTTTGGCTCCACCGACGATCCTTTCCTTCCTTGGAAGGAACAAGAAGAAGTGGCCAACAGGTTGGAAGCCAAATTGTACAGATTCACTGACCGTGGCCACTTCCAGAACACGGAGTTTCACGAATTGGTTAGTGTGGTCAAGTCCATGCTGGAAGTGCCAGGATAG